Proteins from a genomic interval of Streptomyces sp. NBC_01445:
- a CDS encoding PP2C family protein-serine/threonine phosphatase — MLDIPSSVRVDVETLLAAQNHMGVCDAIEQYAPVGKPDTMTAPHFPKVAGIDSTVPPPAHTVAPASPSPAPPSSAGAPEAPEAPEPPGAPGALIQDRLAGWVSDLTTLHELTERLARTAVMDDALHEVLRAGAALVGARRGLVVLEPADGLGPDTTVGLGLARADLGHIETVPRGATSYGRILDRADATGEPEVHADLLSEDGLDPRHREVAARLGYAASFALPLATEAAGRLGAAVWLYDEPAEPVERQRHLVGLYTRYATEHLARLLELERARTKSRTIAEELLPPRLPRVADVQLAARHRTGPRGGGDWYDALPLPEGALGLAVGSVTGSGASAVAAMGRLRASLRAYAVMEGEDPVAVLSDLELLLRLTEPARSATALFAYCEPALRKIVLAGAGHSPPLVIGERRTEFVETSLSAPLGMLACWEAPSVEFSPEPGETVLLYTDGLLHRTGDPMDRAFARLHAAAAGVPRTIRDDPGAIADHVLHTVLPDGLDAADSDEDVVLLAARFK; from the coding sequence ATGCTGGACATCCCCTCATCGGTGCGTGTAGATGTGGAGACACTGCTGGCGGCGCAGAATCACATGGGGGTTTGCGATGCTATTGAGCAATACGCACCGGTCGGAAAGCCGGACACCATGACAGCCCCACACTTTCCGAAAGTGGCTGGAATCGATTCAACGGTTCCCCCACCGGCACACACTGTCGCGCCCGCGTCACCCTCGCCCGCGCCCCCTTCCTCCGCTGGAGCGCCCGAAGCGCCAGAAGCCCCCGAACCCCCCGGCGCCCCCGGAGCGCTGATCCAGGACCGGCTCGCCGGCTGGGTCTCCGACCTCACCACGCTGCACGAACTCACCGAGCGCCTGGCCAGGACGGCCGTCATGGACGACGCCCTGCACGAGGTGCTCCGCGCCGGCGCTGCCCTCGTCGGCGCACGCCGCGGACTCGTCGTCCTGGAACCGGCCGACGGCCTGGGCCCCGACACCACCGTCGGGCTCGGCCTCGCCCGCGCCGACCTCGGCCACATCGAGACGGTGCCGCGCGGCGCGACCTCGTACGGGAGGATCCTCGACCGCGCGGACGCGACCGGCGAGCCCGAGGTGCACGCGGATCTGCTGTCCGAGGACGGGCTCGACCCGCGCCACCGCGAGGTCGCCGCCCGGCTCGGCTACGCCGCGAGCTTCGCGCTGCCCCTCGCGACCGAGGCGGCGGGCCGGCTCGGCGCCGCGGTGTGGCTCTACGACGAGCCCGCCGAGCCCGTCGAACGCCAGCGCCATCTGGTCGGTCTGTACACGCGCTACGCCACCGAACACCTCGCACGCCTGCTCGAACTGGAGCGGGCGCGCACCAAGTCCCGCACCATCGCGGAGGAGTTGCTGCCGCCGCGGCTCCCGCGGGTCGCGGACGTCCAGCTCGCCGCCCGGCACCGCACGGGCCCGCGCGGCGGCGGCGACTGGTACGACGCGCTGCCGCTGCCCGAGGGCGCACTCGGCCTGGCCGTCGGCTCCGTCACCGGCTCCGGGGCCAGCGCCGTCGCCGCGATGGGCCGGCTCAGGGCCAGCCTGCGGGCGTACGCGGTGATGGAGGGCGAGGACCCCGTCGCCGTCCTGTCCGATCTGGAGCTGCTGCTCCGGCTGACCGAGCCCGCGCGCAGCGCCACCGCCCTCTTCGCGTACTGCGAGCCCGCCCTGCGCAAGATCGTCCTGGCCGGGGCCGGGCACAGTCCGCCGCTGGTCATCGGCGAGAGACGCACCGAGTTCGTGGAGACGTCGCTGTCCGCGCCGCTCGGGATGCTGGCCTGCTGGGAGGCGCCGAGCGTCGAGTTCAGCCCGGAGCCCGGCGAGACCGTGCTGCTGTACACGGACGGACTGCTGCACCGCACCGGTGACCCCATGGACCGCGCCTTCGCCCGTCTGCACGCGGCGGCGGCCGGCGTCCCGCGCACGATCCGCGACGACCCCGGCGCGATCGCCGACCACGTCCTGCACACCGTCCTGCCGGACGGGCTCGACGCCGCCGACAGCGACGAGGACGTCGTGCTGCTCGCCGCGCGCTTCAAGTGA
- a CDS encoding bifunctional DNA primase/polymerase, with protein MREILGRRRRLLSRRNNGKSDQFSAALTFATAWQWPVLPGVGLVGAGRRDGVSCACPDPECTVPGAHPFDPGLLAATTDERMIRWWWTNRPTAPIVLATGAGAGASGGRAPCAVSLPSVAGARALKALDRTDIRLGPVVATRDRFFILVAPYSMEQLGELLYAQDWVPGSLRFHGEGGYLALPPSDTGLGQVRWERAPLPGSAAPWVPGVEAVVDAVVDALTRTGVSAPEL; from the coding sequence ATGCGCGAGATCCTCGGAAGGCGACGCAGGCTCCTGTCCAGGCGAAACAACGGGAAGTCTGATCAGTTCAGCGCGGCCCTGACCTTCGCGACCGCATGGCAGTGGCCCGTGCTCCCGGGCGTGGGGCTCGTGGGGGCGGGGCGCCGTGACGGCGTCAGCTGCGCCTGCCCCGACCCGGAGTGCACGGTGCCCGGCGCGCACCCCTTCGACCCCGGGCTGCTCGCCGCGACCACGGACGAGCGCATGATCCGCTGGTGGTGGACCAACCGTCCGACGGCGCCGATCGTGCTGGCCACGGGGGCCGGTGCGGGCGCGAGCGGCGGCCGCGCACCCTGCGCGGTGAGCCTCCCCTCGGTCGCCGGAGCCCGCGCCCTCAAGGCGCTCGACCGTACGGACATCAGGCTCGGCCCGGTCGTCGCCACCAGGGACCGTTTCTTCATCCTCGTGGCGCCCTACTCCATGGAGCAGCTGGGCGAGCTGCTCTACGCCCAGGACTGGGTGCCGGGGTCCCTGCGCTTTCACGGCGAGGGCGGCTATCTGGCACTGCCTCCGTCCGACACCGGCCTCGGCCAGGTCCGCTGGGAGCGCGCACCGCTGCCCGGCTCCGCGGCGCCCTGGGTGCCCGGTGTGGAGGCCGTGGTGGACGCGGTGGTGGATGCCCTCACTCGTACGGGTGTGAGCGCGCCCGAGTTGTAG
- a CDS encoding DUF5926 family protein: MAKKRPQTKGKSHVSSGEIPVVGAREPCPCGSGRRYKACHGRAAAHAVTELVQRPFDGLVGEGDWIALRELVPAATVPLTLKESLPDGVPSVTLATVLPMAWPALRREDGSVLIGLQNDTSSGDLSRDLADTLQRALTAEPGTPVQARRAPADGPRLQDLLDPEAAFEPVVHTGFEFWVPDSENASPEVSASLERANAAAIPTVKLSGVEGAYWCETPDKNHLRWVMPHPEEQLLDALARLHAAGTSSLGDGTRLVGSFRAHGLTVPVWDLPTGVSAEDVEKPAAEFAERLAAALASEAPLTVEERRARGGLTNRQVTLS; this comes from the coding sequence ATGGCCAAGAAGCGCCCCCAGACCAAGGGCAAGTCGCACGTCAGCAGCGGGGAGATCCCGGTCGTCGGCGCCCGTGAGCCCTGCCCCTGCGGGAGCGGCCGCCGCTACAAGGCCTGCCACGGCCGCGCCGCCGCGCACGCGGTGACCGAGCTGGTGCAGCGCCCGTTCGACGGTCTCGTGGGAGAGGGTGACTGGATCGCGCTGCGCGAGCTGGTGCCCGCAGCGACGGTGCCGCTCACCCTCAAGGAGAGCCTGCCGGACGGCGTTCCCTCCGTGACGCTCGCGACGGTGCTTCCGATGGCGTGGCCCGCGCTGCGCCGCGAAGACGGCTCGGTCCTGATCGGCCTGCAGAACGACACCTCGTCCGGCGACCTGAGCCGCGACCTCGCCGACACCCTTCAGCGCGCGCTCACCGCGGAGCCCGGTACGCCGGTGCAGGCGCGCCGCGCACCCGCCGACGGCCCGCGTCTGCAGGACCTGCTCGACCCCGAGGCCGCCTTCGAGCCGGTCGTGCACACGGGATTCGAGTTCTGGGTGCCCGACTCGGAGAACGCGAGCCCGGAGGTCTCCGCCTCCCTGGAGCGCGCCAACGCGGCCGCCATCCCGACCGTGAAGCTGTCCGGGGTCGAAGGCGCGTACTGGTGCGAGACGCCCGACAAGAACCACCTGCGCTGGGTCATGCCGCACCCCGAGGAGCAGCTGCTCGACGCGCTCGCCCGGCTGCACGCGGCCGGCACGTCCTCACTCGGCGACGGCACGCGCCTGGTCGGCTCGTTCCGGGCGCACGGCCTGACCGTTCCGGTCTGGGACCTGCCCACCGGGGTGAGCGCCGAGGATGTCGAGAAGCCGGCCGCCGAGTTCGCCGAGCGGCTCGCCGCAGCCCTCGCCTCCGAGGCGCCGCTGACCGTCGAAGAGCGCCGGGCACGTGGCGGCCTCACCAATCGACAGGTGACGCTCAGCTGA
- a CDS encoding ATP-binding protein, whose protein sequence is MALVVAQEVPTSSSMAVPHGPAGVGEARHRMRDQLRVGGVSEAVIDDAVLILSELLSNACRHGRPLGDDMAGDGDVRAAWRVDTRGCLTVEVTDGGGPTRPVPATPSVTAHGGRGLNIISALADDWGVRDDAPGEVTVWVVVHKDVRSEGEAQGQGTFATRVASRAPASMSDLDFADAFDDLG, encoded by the coding sequence GTGGCGTTGGTGGTGGCACAGGAGGTGCCCACGTCGTCGAGCATGGCCGTACCCCATGGCCCTGCGGGCGTGGGCGAAGCAAGACACCGGATGCGTGATCAGCTGCGCGTCGGCGGGGTCTCGGAAGCGGTCATCGACGATGCCGTACTGATCCTGTCCGAACTGCTGAGCAACGCCTGCCGGCACGGCAGGCCGCTGGGCGACGACATGGCCGGGGACGGCGACGTCCGGGCCGCTTGGAGGGTCGACACGCGGGGCTGTCTCACCGTCGAGGTGACGGACGGTGGTGGTCCGACCCGCCCGGTTCCGGCCACGCCCTCGGTCACCGCGCACGGCGGCCGCGGGCTCAACATCATCTCGGCGCTCGCCGACGACTGGGGCGTACGTGACGACGCCCCCGGTGAAGTCACCGTCTGGGTGGTCGTGCACAAGGACGTGCGCTCCGAAGGCGAAGCACAGGGGCAGGGCACTTTCGCTACGCGCGTGGCGAGCCGCGCGCCCGCGAGCATGTCCGACCTCGATTTCGCGGACGCCTTCGACGACTTGGGCTGA
- a CDS encoding glycerophosphodiester phosphodiesterase yields the protein MTLARQQQIQVVAHRGASDEAPEHTLAAYRRAIQDGADALECDVRLTADGHLVCVHDRRVNRTSNGRGAVSALELADLAALDFGSWKNSEAGRTSTEGPDWEDTSVLTLERLLELVADAGRRVELAIETKHPTRWAGQVEERLLMLLKRFGLDAPTGAPDTPSPVRVMSFSARSLHRVQAAAPHLPTVYLMQFVSPRHRDGRLPKGVSIAGPGIRIVRSHPGYVEKLKRAGHRVHVWTVNEPEDVDLCVGLGVDAIITNRPRAVLRQLGRG from the coding sequence GTGACCCTCGCACGACAGCAGCAGATCCAGGTCGTCGCCCACCGCGGAGCCTCCGACGAGGCTCCCGAGCACACGCTGGCCGCGTACAGAAGGGCCATCCAGGACGGTGCCGACGCCCTCGAATGCGATGTACGGCTCACCGCGGACGGCCATCTCGTCTGCGTGCACGACCGCCGCGTCAACCGTACGTCGAACGGACGCGGTGCGGTATCGGCCCTGGAACTGGCGGATCTCGCCGCCCTCGACTTCGGCTCCTGGAAGAACAGCGAGGCCGGCCGCACCAGCACGGAGGGTCCCGACTGGGAGGACACCTCCGTCCTGACCCTGGAGCGCCTGCTCGAACTGGTCGCCGACGCGGGCCGCCGCGTGGAGCTCGCCATCGAGACCAAACACCCCACCCGCTGGGCCGGCCAGGTCGAGGAACGCCTGCTGATGCTCCTCAAGCGGTTCGGCCTCGACGCCCCCACCGGAGCGCCGGACACGCCGTCCCCGGTGCGCGTCATGAGCTTCTCGGCCCGCTCCCTGCACCGCGTCCAGGCCGCGGCCCCCCACCTGCCGACGGTCTACCTGATGCAGTTCGTCTCGCCCCGCCACCGCGACGGCCGCCTCCCCAAGGGGGTATCGATCGCGGGCCCGGGCATCCGGATCGTGCGCAGCCACCCCGGGTACGTGGAGAAACTCAAGCGGGCGGGCCACCGGGTGCACGTGTGGACGGTCAACGAGCCGGAGGATGTCGACCTGTGTGTCGGCCTCGGCGTCGACGCGATCATCACCAACCGGCCCCGCGCGGTTCTGCGCCAGCTCGGAAGAGGCTAA
- a CDS encoding S1C family serine protease produces the protein MSTENEGTSVPAAPSAPPVPVESPATPAPAGSAPPPEPADAPTAVIPPVEGAAPGAHEGPGAASGAAPGPGGQDEAAHAASGGWPPPPPAVPPYGDGGGGGHHPWGASYQAPEPTPGRRRGGLLAAVVAAALIAGGVGGGIGYWAAERNDDGGADSTTVSASDNPAGFKRDAASVAGIAANALPSTVTIEAEGSDGEGGTGSGFVYDKQGHILTNNHVVASAADGGKLSATFSNGKKYDAEVIGRAQGYDVAVIKLKNAPSNLKPLVLANSDKVAVGDATIAIGAPFGLSNTVTTGIVSAKNRPVASSDSSGSSKASYMNALQTDASINPGNSGGPLLDARGAVIGINSAIQPASSGGIAGSGQSGSVGLGFAIPINQAKNVAKQLIKTGQPVYPVIGASVALDEQGDGAKITEQGAGGSSAVTANGPADKAGLKPGDVITKLDDTVIDSGPTLIGQIWTHKPGDTVKITYKRGGAEHTVDVVLGERKGDS, from the coding sequence GTGAGCACCGAGAACGAGGGCACTTCGGTACCCGCGGCCCCGTCCGCACCTCCCGTGCCGGTGGAATCTCCCGCTACTCCCGCACCCGCCGGTTCCGCACCACCTCCGGAGCCTGCCGACGCGCCCACTGCGGTGATCCCGCCGGTCGAGGGCGCGGCACCGGGGGCGCACGAGGGTCCCGGCGCGGCCTCGGGGGCTGCACCGGGACCCGGCGGGCAGGACGAGGCCGCGCACGCGGCCTCGGGTGGCTGGCCGCCTCCGCCGCCCGCCGTTCCGCCGTACGGGGACGGCGGCGGCGGGGGGCACCACCCCTGGGGCGCCTCCTACCAGGCTCCGGAGCCCACACCGGGCCGTCGGCGCGGCGGTCTGCTGGCCGCGGTGGTCGCGGCGGCCCTGATCGCGGGCGGTGTCGGCGGTGGCATCGGCTACTGGGCGGCCGAGCGCAACGACGACGGTGGCGCGGATTCGACGACGGTCTCCGCCTCGGACAACCCGGCGGGCTTCAAGCGTGACGCGGCCTCGGTCGCCGGCATTGCGGCGAACGCGCTGCCGAGCACCGTCACCATCGAGGCCGAGGGCAGCGACGGCGAAGGCGGCACCGGCAGCGGCTTCGTCTACGACAAGCAGGGCCACATACTCACCAACAACCACGTGGTGGCCTCCGCCGCCGACGGAGGAAAGCTTTCGGCCACGTTCTCGAACGGCAAGAAGTACGACGCCGAGGTGATCGGCCGCGCCCAGGGCTACGACGTCGCGGTCATCAAGCTGAAGAACGCCCCGTCGAACCTGAAGCCGCTGGTGCTCGCCAACTCGGACAAGGTCGCCGTCGGTGACGCGACCATCGCGATCGGCGCCCCCTTCGGTCTGTCGAACACGGTGACCACGGGCATCGTGTCGGCGAAGAACCGCCCGGTGGCGTCCAGTGACAGCTCGGGCAGCAGCAAGGCGTCGTACATGAACGCGCTGCAGACCGATGCCTCGATCAACCCGGGCAACTCGGGCGGCCCGCTGCTCGACGCGCGGGGCGCGGTCATCGGCATCAACTCGGCGATCCAGCCGGCGAGCAGCGGCGGCATCGCGGGCTCCGGCCAGTCGGGCTCCGTCGGCCTCGGCTTCGCCATCCCGATCAACCAGGCGAAGAATGTCGCCAAGCAGCTCATCAAGACCGGACAGCCGGTCTATCCGGTGATCGGCGCCTCGGTCGCGCTGGACGAGCAGGGTGACGGCGCGAAGATCACCGAGCAGGGCGCGGGCGGCTCGTCCGCGGTCACGGCGAACGGTCCGGCGGACAAGGCCGGCCTGAAGCCCGGCGATGTCATCACCAAGCTCGACGACACGGTGATCGACAGCGGTCCGACCCTGATCGGCCAGATCTGGACGCACAAGCCGGGCGACACGGTCAAGATCACGTACAAGCGCGGCGGCGCGGAGCACACGGTCGACGTGGTCCTGGGTGAGCGCAAGGGCGACAGCTGA
- a CDS encoding helix-turn-helix domain-containing protein: protein MLEPVGLTAAEAEMYRLLIVAEAASAEEIAGRSNLGVPAARRLLLALEDKGLASAVEDSPGWYSAIPPETALVPRLQRQSDALEQTRAAIHDLVETYRRSAQAWSGCDAIEIISGAAALRQHLRQLQDGARHEMLWFVKARYLAMPPESNQEEYDALNRGVLYRALYEQEYFDDPSAVDNVVAGVRVGEISRAVPRLPLRMAIADRSVAVLPLNSADAPGSPRSLTAALVRRSSVLDALVDLFEHYWEVGAPLRVTEEGGIGGAGPEDAASPAGEDRHLLSLMVAGMTDETIAGQLRVSKRTIQRRIQGLMNLAGVATRMQLGWHAARRDWL from the coding sequence ATGCTGGAGCCCGTGGGTCTCACGGCCGCCGAGGCCGAGATGTACCGCCTGCTGATCGTCGCCGAGGCGGCCTCCGCCGAGGAGATCGCCGGCCGCTCGAACCTCGGCGTCCCGGCTGCCCGGCGCCTGCTGCTCGCCCTGGAGGACAAGGGGCTGGCGTCCGCGGTGGAGGACAGTCCCGGCTGGTACTCGGCCATTCCCCCGGAGACGGCCCTCGTGCCGCGGCTGCAGCGCCAGTCCGACGCCCTGGAGCAGACCCGGGCGGCCATCCACGATCTGGTGGAGACCTACCGCCGCAGCGCACAGGCATGGAGCGGGTGCGACGCGATCGAGATCATCAGCGGCGCGGCCGCGCTGCGGCAGCACCTGCGCCAACTTCAGGACGGCGCGCGTCACGAGATGCTGTGGTTCGTCAAGGCCCGATACCTGGCCATGCCCCCGGAGAGCAACCAGGAGGAGTACGACGCGCTGAACCGTGGCGTGCTCTACCGGGCCCTGTACGAACAGGAGTACTTCGACGACCCCAGCGCGGTGGACAACGTCGTCGCCGGGGTACGCGTCGGCGAGATCTCCCGCGCGGTGCCGCGGCTGCCGCTGCGCATGGCGATCGCCGACCGGTCGGTGGCCGTCCTGCCGCTGAACTCCGCGGACGCGCCCGGCAGCCCTCGCAGCCTCACGGCGGCGCTGGTGCGGCGGAGCAGCGTGCTGGACGCGCTCGTCGACCTGTTCGAGCACTACTGGGAGGTCGGTGCCCCGCTGCGGGTGACCGAGGAGGGCGGGATCGGCGGTGCCGGTCCCGAGGACGCGGCGTCACCGGCCGGGGAGGACCGGCACCTGCTGTCCCTGATGGTCGCCGGCATGACGGACGAGACGATCGCCGGGCAGCTGCGCGTGAGCAAGCGCACCATCCAGCGTCGCATCCAGGGCCTGATGAACCTCGCGGGCGTCGCCACGCGCATGCAGCTGGGGTGGCACGCGGCGCGCCGCGACTGGCTCTGA
- a CDS encoding S8 family peptidase, which produces MNSRWRPWVRRPGSRSAAATAALVALLAGLTVAPAAARDLAPDTGRSGAGAPGRATPARTPMVSRHQVTLVTGDRVTLETDASGRQSVSVEPSKGREHIMFVKRQQGHDWTVIPADALPLLAAGRLDKALFNVSALVKGKYAERSSLPLIVQYTGDASSAKSRLTAAGADEVRPVSGTSFAALSESRRDAPAFWAGIAPATAGAKSFGAGVSRVWLDGHAKVQLDSTVPLIGAPHAWELGYKGDGVKVAVLDTGFDPNHPDLKGLVAESKNFTGEPNTDDLNGHGTHVTSTIAGSGAASDGRYKGVAPGAQVLFGKVCTMDGNCDDSAIVEGLAWAAQHGAKVINLSLGDIDTPETDAIEAVVDTVTRDYGTLVVAAAGNNGSGSKVSSPASADRALAVGASEADDDRADFSSVGPRTGDSGLKPDIIAPGVNVVGAMAGGTSADDGYVAMSGTSMATPHVAGSAAILFQQHPDWTPEQVKRQLMHSATGAKEHGAYFQGAGRVDVARAVDQEVSAEPTGLDFGLVRWTDGKRPPVTKTITYRNPGAEPLTLHVTQHASTGRLDRPAPEGLFQLGADTVTVPAHGTADVRFTVTPEATTAYVAYSGVVTAATADGKISVRVPFGMDLEQPSHDLRITLKGRSGAAPDYADLLVNSADGRTYEQELVGQGSTVLRLPNDTYSVTGFFFDGAFTEATVVGVPKAVMTTDQKETIDARTARPVTVSAPSRTARIASAEVGTISLGDQLLSVTMANAIGSDHIEGVYATPTARFKDSKFTYLVSTVWNELAADGGNPSSVYYLSRPVHGAIPADPGYRPRKSELATVNTTFAATAPGTTATRIVWMYVDNVRFGGQSMEGLPVPNRRVDYFSSAEGLRWQTAFDQNSFLDPSKTGQSYLSALHGYKAGAKVQERWNGGVQAVGFSPEGMNTFREGDDMWYAFQFAANGDLDLVGDTTTGMPTVQLRRNGELVPHSWGLAQVPADATPADYRLTFAVDRDRAPSSISTKLRAEWQFRSQTTATRQALPLYAVRMSPELDEWNRARAGRALDIPVLIQRTVGAAESPIRTVTVEVSYDEGRTWQSTAVKGSGTHRTVTVDSPRRAAGGSVSLRTYVKDAAGNSFKQTVIKAYLLK; this is translated from the coding sequence ATGAACAGCAGGTGGCGCCCGTGGGTACGGCGTCCCGGGTCGCGGTCTGCCGCGGCCACCGCCGCCCTCGTGGCATTGCTGGCCGGACTGACCGTCGCCCCCGCCGCGGCCCGGGACCTCGCTCCGGACACCGGACGGAGCGGCGCGGGCGCGCCGGGCAGGGCGACCCCGGCCCGGACGCCGATGGTCTCCCGGCACCAGGTCACCCTCGTCACGGGCGACCGGGTCACGCTGGAGACGGACGCCTCGGGGCGGCAGAGCGTCTCGGTCGAGCCCTCCAAGGGCCGCGAGCACATCATGTTCGTCAAGCGCCAGCAGGGGCACGACTGGACGGTGATACCCGCCGACGCCCTGCCGCTGCTCGCCGCGGGTCGCCTCGACAAGGCTCTGTTCAATGTGTCGGCCCTGGTCAAGGGCAAGTACGCCGAGCGGTCGAGCCTGCCGCTGATCGTCCAGTACACGGGTGACGCGAGTTCCGCCAAGAGCCGGCTCACCGCAGCCGGGGCCGACGAGGTCCGACCCGTATCCGGCACCTCCTTCGCGGCGCTCAGCGAAAGCCGCAGGGACGCCCCCGCGTTCTGGGCGGGCATCGCCCCCGCCACGGCGGGTGCCAAGTCCTTCGGCGCGGGCGTGAGCCGGGTCTGGCTGGACGGACACGCCAAGGTCCAGCTCGACAGCACGGTGCCGCTCATCGGAGCCCCCCACGCCTGGGAGCTGGGCTACAAGGGCGACGGGGTCAAGGTCGCGGTGCTCGACACCGGGTTCGACCCGAATCACCCGGACCTCAAGGGCCTGGTCGCCGAATCCAAGAACTTCACCGGAGAGCCGAACACCGACGACCTGAACGGCCACGGCACCCATGTGACCTCGACCATCGCCGGTTCCGGCGCGGCCTCCGACGGCCGGTACAAGGGCGTGGCACCCGGCGCGCAGGTCCTGTTCGGCAAGGTCTGCACGATGGACGGCAACTGCGACGACTCCGCCATCGTCGAGGGCCTGGCCTGGGCCGCCCAGCACGGCGCCAAGGTGATCAACCTCAGCCTGGGCGACATCGACACCCCGGAGACCGACGCCATCGAGGCCGTGGTCGACACCGTCACCCGCGACTACGGCACCCTGGTCGTGGCGGCCGCGGGCAACAACGGCTCGGGGAGCAAGGTCTCCTCGCCCGCCTCCGCCGACCGGGCGCTGGCCGTCGGTGCCTCCGAGGCCGACGACGACCGCGCCGATTTCAGCTCGGTCGGTCCGCGCACGGGCGACTCCGGTCTCAAGCCCGACATCATCGCCCCCGGCGTGAACGTCGTCGGCGCGATGGCGGGCGGCACCAGCGCCGACGACGGCTACGTGGCGATGAGCGGCACCTCGATGGCCACGCCGCACGTCGCCGGATCGGCCGCGATCCTGTTCCAGCAGCACCCCGACTGGACCCCGGAGCAGGTCAAGCGCCAGCTGATGCACTCGGCGACCGGTGCCAAGGAGCACGGCGCCTACTTCCAGGGCGCCGGGCGCGTCGACGTCGCCCGGGCGGTCGACCAGGAGGTCTCCGCCGAGCCCACCGGACTCGACTTCGGGCTGGTCCGCTGGACCGACGGCAAGCGGCCGCCGGTGACCAAGACGATCACCTACCGCAACCCCGGCGCGGAGCCCCTCACCCTTCACGTGACGCAGCACGCGAGCACCGGCAGGCTGGACCGGCCCGCCCCCGAGGGGTTGTTCCAGCTCGGCGCCGACACCGTCACCGTGCCCGCGCACGGTACGGCGGACGTCAGGTTCACCGTGACCCCGGAGGCCACGACGGCCTACGTGGCCTACAGCGGTGTGGTGACCGCGGCCACCGCGGACGGCAAGATCTCGGTGCGCGTTCCCTTCGGCATGGACCTCGAGCAACCGTCGCACGATCTCCGCATCACCCTGAAGGGCCGCTCGGGCGCCGCCCCCGACTACGCCGACCTGCTCGTCAACTCCGCCGACGGCAGGACCTACGAGCAGGAACTGGTCGGCCAGGGCAGCACCGTGCTGCGGCTGCCGAACGACACCTACTCGGTGACCGGCTTCTTCTTCGACGGGGCGTTCACCGAGGCCACCGTGGTCGGCGTGCCGAAGGCCGTGATGACCACCGACCAGAAGGAGACCATCGACGCCCGGACGGCCAGGCCCGTCACCGTCTCGGCTCCGAGCCGCACCGCGCGCATCGCGTCGGCCGAGGTCGGCACCATCAGCCTGGGTGACCAGCTGCTCTCCGTCACCATGGCGAACGCGATCGGCAGTGACCACATCGAGGGCGTGTACGCGACTCCGACGGCGCGGTTCAAGGACTCCAAGTTCACCTACCTGGTCAGCACCGTCTGGAACGAGCTCGCCGCCGACGGCGGGAACCCCTCGTCCGTGTACTACCTGAGCCGGCCGGTGCACGGCGCCATCCCGGCCGATCCCGGGTACCGCCCCCGCAAGTCGGAACTGGCCACGGTGAACACCACGTTCGCAGCCACCGCGCCCGGCACCACCGCTACCCGCATCGTCTGGATGTACGTCGACAACGTCCGGTTCGGCGGACAGTCGATGGAAGGACTGCCGGTTCCGAACCGGCGCGTCGACTACTTCTCGTCGGCCGAGGGCCTGCGGTGGCAGACGGCCTTCGACCAGAACAGCTTCCTGGATCCGAGCAAGACGGGGCAGAGCTATCTCAGTGCCCTGCACGGCTACAAGGCCGGAGCCAAGGTCCAGGAGCGTTGGAACGGCGGAGTCCAGGCCGTGGGTTTCTCGCCCGAGGGGATGAACACCTTCCGTGAGGGCGACGACATGTGGTACGCCTTCCAGTTCGCCGCCAACGGAGACCTCGACCTGGTGGGCGACACGACGACCGGCATGCCCACGGTGCAGCTGCGGCGCAATGGCGAACTGGTCCCCCACAGCTGGGGCTTGGCCCAGGTGCCGGCCGACGCCACTCCCGCCGACTACCGCCTGACGTTCGCGGTGGACCGTGACCGCGCTCCCAGCTCCATCTCCACGAAGCTTCGGGCCGAGTGGCAGTTCCGGTCGCAGACCACGGCGACCCGCCAGGCGCTGCCGCTGTACGCGGTGCGCATGTCGCCGGAACTGGACGAGTGGAACCGTGCCAGGGCCGGACGCGCCCTCGACATCCCGGTCCTGATCCAGCGCACGGTCGGCGCCGCCGAGTCACCGATCCGCACCGTCACCGTCGAGGTCTCCTACGACGAGGGCAGGACGTGGCAGTCCACCGCCGTCAAGGGGTCCGGCACGCACCGCACCGTGACCGTGGACAGCCCGCGCCGCGCCGCGGGCGGATCGGTCAGCCTGCGCACGTACGTCAAGGACGCGGCGGGCAACTCCTTCAAGCAGACCGTCATCAAGGCCTACCTGCTGAAATAG